The sequence TAGAAGGTTTCTTGACTCCTTATCGCAGAGTAAGGTACCACAGGGATGCCTGGGGAAATCGTGCTACACGTCCTGAAAATTACAAGGAGCTATTCAATTGGAGGCACTCTCAAGCTCGAAACGTCATCGAACGAGCCTTTGGATTGCTAAAAAAGAGATGGGCAATCCTTCGAAGTCCCTCGTTTTACCCGATAGAAGTCCAGAACAGGATCATACTAGGTTGTATACtacttcataattttattcGCTCGCAAATGCCAGACGATCCAGTTGAAGACATAGAACAAGATGTGATCAGCCCAGGGGAGAACCAGGAAATTGATTTCATAAGTAGTTTTGAGTCGTCCGACGTGTGGGATGCTTGGAGAGACGAGTTTGCCTTGAACATGTGGAACACAAATGGATGAATATTATTTCTTTGTATTTCAGTTTTCAATCTTGTACGGTGGCACTTGTTTTAGGGCTTTCTTTGTTTGACACTTTGATTCGTATTTGTCGTTTACTGTCTGTATTTTGAAcctttaatattatttatgtgCATGTTTATGCGAATGTTCTTTTTAAGTACTTCATTCCACGTGAATCATATTATAATTTCATATCCTATTAATGATAGTACATTATTCTGTCATTATTCACCTGTTTTCTTGATAATGAGTGCAGGTGTTGCATAACATGGAAAGTGGCGCAACTTCTGGGAGTTTTATTGGTAAGTCAAAAAAGGCAGATAAAAGTAGAAGAAGTTGGACCGCACGTGAGGAGGAAGTTCTAATCCACTCGCTTAAAGACGTGATTACTAAGGGATGGAGAAGTGAAAATGGATTCAAATCTGGGTATTTGAATTTGTTGGAATCTTCAATGAAGGAAGCACTTCCAGGTTGTGATTTACGCGGGAATCCCCATATTAACTCGAAAGTACATGTGTGGAAGAAAACTTATAGCTGTTTGGTCACTATTTTGAGCAAAAGTGGTACTGGTTGGAATGATATTACTAAGACGATCGAGGCAACAGATGAGACATGGGATGCACTCATTAAGGTATTACCATGGTCGTGATTTTGATtcaaataaaatgataaaagaTGGCTACTGTTTCTTGTTTAATTGTTTTAGGCAGGcgttttttttgtgaataacaGCTTTAGAGATCTTGAACCAGAAACTAAATGGGGACATGTACTTATAATTGTAGGGTGATGCAAGTGTACGGTCCATGAGACACAAACAATGGACGCATTACAACGATTGGTGTGAGATATTTGGCAACGATCGGGCAGCCGGGGTGAAGACAAATAATTTCAGAGACGTGCTGCAAGATGTCCTCAACCTTGACAACAGCTCACCTTTGGATTCGTTCAATTACGAAGTCCACACTCCCACATTTCCAGGAGTAGAAGCTGCATCGGAATCGATCTCCGATACTCATACTCCATCATCTAAAACATTTCCAGGTGCATCCTCTAAGaccaaaaaaagaaagaaagtagAAGAACTTGACGACTCTATTGTTGGAGCAATCAACAACTTGGCTCATGTTACGAAGATCACAATGGCAGACTTGGTGAAGCAAATGGCAGCCGAGGACAAGATATCGGATGCACAAGACGTGGTATTGGAAAGTATTCAACAAATTTCAGAATTGTCGGATGACGAGCAAGTGCGGGCTGCACAACTTTTGTTCCACAGTCACGACGACTTGGCGCTATTCAAGCGTCTAGGAGAGAAAGGTAGGATATGTTTACTGAAACGCTTGCTAGGGGGCGAGTAGGCGTTTGGAATAATGGTTACACGTGATGTTTTTTTGTACTGCCTGCTCGTGTACAAGCAAGTGTCAGGAGGTGTTTTTTGAAAGGCATATGTCAACTCTACTTTGTTGGCTCCAGGTTACTTGATGCATATAGGAGTTGCACCCATTGTATTTTGTCCTATTTTGCAATGATATTGGTGCAAATATCTTGTAAGTACTTTTGCGACTTGTATTTACAAATGGTCTGTAATTGCATGACAATGCAATGCTAAATGAATGCTTGTTAATATAATGAAGCCAGCTGTAGCACTATTATTGTTGTCTTATTCATGTTAGTACACTTCAAGCCTTGTATGTTTGTGTTTTAAGTTGAGATGTATGGGTACTCACGAAGGTGTGAGTGAAGGTCATGTACAATCGAGTTTTTTTCAATGTGATGAGAACCACACAATAATAATGATGGACAGTGACGCAAGTGTGCGTACCTTCATGTTGATGAGAAACATGTGGCACACCATAATATTGATGCTAGAGTTGCAAGTGAGTCGAACATTTTGCGACCTCAAGCACTGTATTTCATACTTGAAATACCAATCATGGAGTTTTATTCCTCTTTCATTAACGTGTTATTACTTCTCATACATAATCAGTGGTTTGAGTGGTATTCAATTATATACAAAATCTGATACTTCTTCTGATCAAAGAGCTATGTGGATTgatatatttttcttttgcCACAAATTTCTTTGGTAGTAAATGCTATAACAGCTTCTACATGCACACATATTTGAAAATACTAGATGATATATTAATAACACATACTTTGCCTTGCACATTTAGTAAAACAAACTCATAACTTTTTATAacatcaccattttcataacaCATCATTTTTTACACACTCACACATAACTTGTACATACAGACACATAACAGATTCGTACACATTTTCAGGACGTAAGTACGAACACACAACTCCTCCCCACCTAATATATCCAAATAGTTTGTGTCATGACTAGTATACTGACAAGTGCAAAAGGGTGGGGCAAGAGTATTTCatgcataacaataataacagtTAGCCACTATTTTCTTTGCTACTGTCAAGCAAAATCACAGTCAATGATGAATCTTCACCACTCTCCTGCTTCACTGGCTTCTCCATTCCATCACATTCAAGTCTGCGTTTGCAACTGATAATCCCTTTCTTCACTTTGTCAGACGCAGGCTTGTTAGGATGAGCAAGTTTAAGTTTCTTAACACATTTTTGTTCGCTTGATGGAGATTTCAACATGCTTACAGAGAAGACTTGTTTGCTGGAGTTTCCAGCAACTTCAAGCACCTCGACTTCATCATCGGAGCAAAGATCAACTACTGGTACATGATATTGGCTTGTGACAGTTTCTTCCGAACCCATCTTCAAACTCACAGACATGTTAATGAAACCTGAAGAATAATTAGAAGCACACGGTTGGCTAGAAGCACAGAGTTTTTATAGACGATTAAATACTAATTTTTTACAGCCCAACTACTAACATTTAATACAAGTCTTTCAAACAGtgtccaaaaataaattgaGCAGGATGAGCAGGTAAATAAGATATGTAAATCTACTTTGACTCAGACACGTACTAAAGGTGGTGGTTGTAAGGAATTGAATGAAtctaaattataataataacaaacaaataaacattCTTTGTCACCGTGAAAATATTGTACATAAAAAATGGGATATAATTTTGAA comes from Henckelia pumila isolate YLH828 chromosome 4, ASM3356847v2, whole genome shotgun sequence and encodes:
- the LOC140862647 gene encoding uncharacterized protein, whose translation is MRLLENPRRFPRRAASAYTMTGRLNAQLNHLHRIIDAGDIKCVVNLRMNRNAFGRLCYLLVNVGGLVDSRYVRVEEKVAMFLSILAHHKKNRVAGHDYIRSGQTISAHFHEVMRALLKLHPLLLVKPSPVDESCTNENWKSFKGCLGALDGTHISVHVPARDRARYRTRKGTVAVNVLAVCDREMNFIYALTGWEGSAADARVLRDALTRDDSFRVPRGCYYICDNGYANIEGFLTPYRRVRYHRDAWGNRATRPENYKELFNWRHSQARNVIERAFGLLKKRWAILRSPSFYPIEVQNRIILGCILLHNFIRSQMPDDPVEDIEQDVISPGENQEIDFISSFESSDVWDAWRDDFQSCTVALVLGLSLFDTLIRICRLLSVLHNMESGATSGSFIGKSKKADKSRRSWTAREEEVLIHSLKDVITKGWRSENGFKSGYLNLLESSMKEALPGCDLRGNPHINSKVHVWKKTYSCLVTILSKSGTGWNDITKTIEATDETWDALIKGDASVRSMRHKQWTHYNDWCEIFGNDRAAGVKTNNFRDVLQDVLNLDNSSPLDSFNYEVHTPTFPGVEAASESISDTHTPSSKTFPGASSKTKKRKKVEELDDSIVGAINNLAHVTKITMADLVKQMAAEDKISDAQDVVLESIQQISELSDDEQVRAAQLLFHSHDDLALFKRLGEKGRICLLKRLLGGE